A part of Verrucomicrobiia bacterium genomic DNA contains:
- a CDS encoding chemotaxis protein CheW, with the protein MEPRESNSPSPAAQASPPNTVAPAGTPEAADCWNKIGVAGDSSCEHLPGVGHCRNCAVYAGAGAQLLDRELPANYRREWTEHVSREKIHSTPGKNSVVIFRVGHEWLALPTRNFQEVAERRRVHSLPHRRHGIVLGLINVRGELLLCVALGRLLGIERTNEKIHSIQHRLVIAEWQGTILTFPVDEIHGIHRYHAEELKPPPVMVARANPGFATGLLAWRDKWVGCLDAELLFSTLNRSLA; encoded by the coding sequence GTGGAACCACGCGAATCCAATTCACCTTCGCCTGCGGCCCAAGCTTCGCCGCCGAACACGGTTGCACCTGCGGGCACGCCCGAGGCTGCCGACTGCTGGAACAAAATCGGCGTCGCGGGCGACAGCTCTTGCGAGCATTTGCCGGGCGTGGGCCATTGCCGCAACTGCGCCGTTTATGCGGGCGCGGGCGCGCAACTGCTCGACCGCGAACTCCCCGCCAATTATCGCCGCGAGTGGACCGAACATGTTTCACGCGAAAAAATTCATTCCACGCCCGGCAAAAATTCGGTGGTCATTTTCCGTGTCGGGCACGAATGGCTGGCGTTGCCGACGCGAAATTTTCAGGAAGTCGCCGAACGCCGTCGCGTTCATTCTCTGCCTCATCGCCGCCACGGAATCGTGCTCGGACTCATCAATGTCCGCGGCGAATTGTTGCTTTGCGTTGCACTGGGACGCCTTCTCGGCATCGAACGAACGAATGAAAAAATTCATTCCATCCAGCACCGGCTCGTCATCGCCGAATGGCAGGGAACCATTCTCACGTTTCCCGTTGATGAAATCCACGGCATCCATCGCTATCACGCCGAGGAATTAAAGCCGCCGCCCGTCATGGTCGCCCGCGCAAATCCCGGTTTCGCCACCGGCCTCCTCGCGTGGCGGGATAAATGGGTCGGCTGCCTTGATGCCGAATTATTATTCTCCACCCTCAACCGGAGCCTCGCGTGA
- a CDS encoding arylsulfatase, with translation MKLAQVFFFVACLLITSRATNAAETNAPRPNIVFILADDLGYSDLGCYGSEIPTPNLDRLAAEGMRLSEFYTTPRCCPTRASLLTGLYPQQAGIGEMMEDRGIIGYRGELSHDCISMAEILKQADYHTLMVGKWHVCHIFFDGKKQLDHESNVPFWEDKTDWPLQRGFEEYFGTIHGVCSYYDPFSLVRGNTPIQPDSTNFYYTDVITEHAIADIDNYAGKDKPFFIYAAYTAPHWPLQAPEADIAKYRERYLAGWDAIRTNRYQRQIALGLIDKSWPLSPRDPRVPEWGKVKDKKWEANRMATYAAMVEHLDRGVGRILDQLKQKGIEKNTLVIFMSDNGACAEIIQPEWYDIPSKTRDGRIVKVGNGNHSVFAGPEDVWQSYGVPWANASDTPFLLYKHFTHEGGISTPLIVRWPEVIHAGGVISRQIGHVTDIMPTLMEVAGATLPETFNGHPSPALEGQSLLPIFKGETRPHPKPIFWEHEGNRAVRLGEWKLVARHGDPWELYNVETDRTEHNNLAADQPEKVKELSSLYADWAARCHVVPPEQLPRVRRIVPASND, from the coding sequence TTGAAACTGGCACAAGTTTTTTTCTTCGTTGCCTGCCTGCTCATAACGAGCCGCGCGACCAATGCCGCCGAGACCAACGCGCCGCGCCCGAATATTGTTTTTATCCTCGCCGATGACTTGGGCTATTCGGACCTTGGCTGTTACGGTTCGGAAATTCCCACTCCGAATCTCGACCGGCTCGCGGCGGAAGGAATGCGCCTGAGCGAATTCTATACGACGCCGCGTTGCTGCCCGACTCGCGCATCGTTGCTAACAGGATTGTATCCCCAACAAGCCGGCATTGGCGAAATGATGGAAGACCGCGGCATCATTGGCTATCGCGGCGAACTAAGCCACGACTGCATTTCGATGGCCGAGATTTTGAAACAAGCCGATTACCACACCTTGATGGTCGGCAAATGGCATGTGTGCCACATTTTTTTCGATGGCAAAAAACAGCTGGATCACGAATCCAATGTTCCTTTTTGGGAAGACAAAACCGACTGGCCGTTGCAACGAGGATTCGAGGAATATTTTGGCACCATCCACGGCGTTTGCAGTTACTATGATCCTTTTTCGCTCGTGCGCGGCAACACCCCCATCCAGCCTGACTCCACGAATTTTTATTACACCGATGTCATCACCGAGCACGCCATTGCGGACATTGATAATTATGCGGGCAAGGACAAACCCTTTTTTATTTATGCCGCTTACACCGCGCCGCATTGGCCATTGCAGGCGCCGGAAGCGGACATCGCCAAATATCGCGAGCGTTATCTGGCGGGTTGGGATGCCATCCGCACCAATCGTTATCAACGCCAGATCGCGCTCGGCCTGATTGACAAATCCTGGCCGCTCTCTCCGCGCGACCCGCGCGTGCCGGAGTGGGGCAAAGTCAAAGATAAAAAATGGGAGGCCAACCGCATGGCGACTTATGCGGCGATGGTTGAACATCTGGATCGCGGCGTCGGACGCATTCTTGACCAGCTCAAGCAAAAGGGCATTGAGAAAAACACGCTCGTGATTTTCATGTCTGACAATGGCGCTTGCGCCGAAATCATCCAGCCCGAGTGGTATGATATTCCCAGCAAAACGCGCGACGGCCGCATCGTCAAGGTGGGCAACGGCAATCACTCCGTTTTCGCCGGGCCCGAAGATGTCTGGCAAAGTTACGGCGTGCCGTGGGCGAATGCCAGCGACACTCCCTTCCTGCTCTACAAACATTTCACCCATGAAGGCGGCATCTCCACTCCGCTAATCGTTCGCTGGCCGGAAGTGATTCACGCGGGCGGCGTCATCTCACGCCAAATCGGACACGTCACTGACATCATGCCGACGCTGATGGAAGTCGCCGGGGCAACACTTCCCGAAACCTTCAACGGCCATCCGTCGCCCGCCTTGGAGGGCCAGAGCCTGTTGCCGATTTTTAAAGGCGAGACGCGCCCGCATCCCAAACCGATTTTCTGGGAGCACGAAGGTAATCGCGCAGTCCGGCTCGGTGAATGGAAACTCGTCGCGCGTCACGGCGATCCGTGGGAACTTTACAACGTCGAAACCGATCGCACCGAACACAACAACCTCGCCGCCGATCAACCGGAAAAAGTGAAAGAATTATCGTCTCTTTACGCGGATTGGGCCGCGCGCTGTCATGTCGTGCCGCCCGAACAATTACCTCGCGTGCGCCGCATCGTGCCCGCGAGTAATGATTAG
- a CDS encoding methyl-accepting chemotaxis protein: MKKLTIWRRLNASLAILIMLLLVGAAIAWWVERQRSQVVVLNDQLDTEAAKVLWKLEKLSYVQMRLLLNPSSENDKKAEEDTKHDLAETLNDIQTQFGQYNGLRNSLRTIREFAIKPPSTNQDNELDVAEASQQHRDQILAEFAEQVERAKSAENDAAGEMSARAFLVMLVIFIASVIAIWYQSGVVSKPLAQLVAALERMRVGDFTHRLTIEREDEFGIIGKGLNRLAEDLSVLVGQVQHSGIQVNTTATEIAATAKQQQSTATEIAATTAEIGATSKQISATSLELVKTMNEVSDVAHEATQVAGSGQAAIASMESTMRHIMDASGSITGKLAVLNEKTSNINSVVTTITKVADQTNLLSLNAAIEAEKAGEYGLGFGVVAMEIRRLADQTAVATYDIEKMVKEMQSAVTAGVMGMDKFSEEVRRGVEEIRLVSIQLARIIAQVQALTPRFQTVNEGMQSQATGAQQISETLTQLSEAAHQTAESLRQSNQSIEQLNGAARGLQSSVSRFKLEER, encoded by the coding sequence ATGAAAAAATTGACCATCTGGCGCCGTTTAAATGCCTCATTGGCCATTCTCATCATGCTCCTGCTCGTCGGCGCGGCCATCGCCTGGTGGGTCGAACGCCAGCGTTCTCAAGTCGTCGTCCTCAACGACCAGCTTGATACCGAAGCCGCCAAGGTGCTTTGGAAATTGGAAAAATTGAGTTACGTGCAGATGCGCCTGCTCCTCAATCCCAGCAGCGAGAACGACAAAAAAGCCGAAGAAGATACAAAACACGATCTGGCCGAAACGCTCAATGACATCCAGACCCAATTCGGCCAGTACAACGGTTTGCGCAATTCGTTGAGAACGATTCGCGAATTCGCCATCAAGCCACCGTCAACCAACCAGGACAATGAGCTTGACGTGGCCGAGGCCAGCCAACAGCACCGCGACCAGATATTGGCGGAGTTCGCCGAGCAGGTCGAACGCGCCAAGAGCGCGGAGAATGATGCCGCCGGGGAAATGTCCGCGCGCGCGTTTCTCGTGATGCTGGTGATCTTCATCGCGAGCGTCATCGCCATTTGGTATCAATCCGGCGTTGTCAGCAAACCGCTCGCGCAACTCGTCGCCGCGCTCGAACGCATGCGCGTCGGCGATTTCACCCATCGCCTCACCATCGAGCGCGAGGATGAATTCGGCATCATCGGCAAAGGCTTGAATCGTCTCGCAGAAGATCTTTCCGTCCTCGTCGGCCAGGTGCAACATTCCGGCATTCAGGTCAACACAACCGCCACGGAAATCGCCGCCACCGCCAAGCAGCAACAAAGCACCGCGACGGAAATCGCCGCGACCACGGCCGAGATCGGCGCGACTTCAAAACAAATTTCCGCCACATCGCTCGAACTGGTTAAGACCATGAACGAAGTCAGCGATGTCGCGCATGAAGCCACGCAAGTCGCCGGCAGCGGCCAGGCGGCTATCGCCAGCATGGAATCCACCATGCGCCATATCATGGATGCCTCCGGCTCCATCACCGGCAAGCTCGCCGTCCTCAACGAAAAAACCAGCAACATCAATTCCGTCGTCACCACCATCACGAAGGTGGCCGACCAGACAAATCTCCTTTCGCTCAATGCCGCCATTGAAGCGGAAAAGGCCGGCGAATATGGACTCGGTTTCGGCGTGGTCGCGATGGAGATTCGCCGCCTGGCCGATCAAACGGCCGTCGCCACTTACGACATCGAAAAAATGGTGAAGGAGATGCAGTCCGCCGTGACCGCCGGCGTGATGGGCATGGATAAATTTTCCGAGGAAGTCCGCCGCGGCGTGGAAGAGATCCGTCTCGTCAGCATCCAACTCGCGCGCATCATCGCGCAAGTGCAGGCGCTCACTCCGCGTTTTCAAACCGTCAACGAGGGCATGCAATCGCAAGCCACCGGCGCGCAACAGATCAGCGAGACGCTCACGCAACTCAGCGAAGCCGCGCACCAAACCGCCGAATCGCTTCGCCAGTCCAATCAATCCATCGAACAACTCAACGGCGCGGCGCGCGGTTTGCAGAGCAGCGTATCGCGCTTCAAGTTGGAGGAACGCTAA
- a CDS encoding chemotaxis protein CheW — translation MLFLIFQLGNDRYALEASHVVEVLPLVEMKKIPGAPRGIAGVFNYRGRPVPAVDLTELTLGQPASERLSTRIIIIHHPDDTGKFRPLGLIAEHATEIIRRDKKDFVDTGLNLGTPAYLGPVLMDNRGAIHWVREQRLLPQNVRNVLFCETVEHT, via the coding sequence GTGCTCTTCCTGATTTTCCAACTCGGCAATGACCGTTACGCGCTGGAGGCCAGCCACGTCGTCGAAGTCCTGCCGCTGGTCGAGATGAAAAAAATTCCCGGCGCGCCGCGCGGCATCGCGGGAGTTTTCAATTATCGCGGGCGGCCCGTTCCCGCGGTGGACCTCACCGAACTCACCCTCGGCCAGCCCGCGAGCGAACGCCTAAGCACGCGCATCATCATTATTCATCACCCCGACGACACCGGAAAATTCCGCCCGCTTGGCCTCATCGCCGAGCACGCCACGGAAATCATTCGCCGCGACAAAAAAGATTTTGTGGATACCGGCTTGAATCTTGGCACACCCGCTTACCTCGGTCCGGTGCTCATGGATAATCGCGGCGCAATCCATTGGGTGCGTGAGCAACGCCTGTTGCCGCAAAATGTCCGGAATGTTTTATTTTGTGAAACTGTCGAGCACACATGA
- a CDS encoding CheR family methyltransferase, giving the protein MSEIAELLRQKIGLHQATVGASLIERAVESRMRELKLSQPADYLRLLQTSSDEWQALVELVVVTETWFFRDREPFRALVQLIRREWLPAHPNGHLRVLSLPCSTGEEPYSIAMALMDAAIPSTRFQIDAFDIRPNAIAHARQAEYSRNSFRGKDLAFRADHFAATENGHLLNAAIRRQVHFEIGNLLDEQCLAQVGVYDYIFCRNLLIYFDRATQDRVMRKLHRLLTPTGVLFVGSAEVNIAIHAGFTSAQMPLSFACRKVPGENIPIAARNGVAAKSPKNFTDNPAAPPNALTVREVSAADLAKARQLADGGSLAEAATICEKFLRRYGASAEAYYLLGLVRGATGAEAEAAEFYRKALYLDPGHYETLVQWATLLEKNGDAAQARILHQRAERLKKSDVKTA; this is encoded by the coding sequence ATGAGTGAGATCGCAGAATTGCTCCGGCAAAAGATCGGCCTGCATCAGGCGACCGTCGGTGCATCATTGATTGAACGCGCCGTCGAATCGCGCATGCGCGAACTCAAACTTTCGCAACCCGCCGACTATTTGCGATTGCTCCAAACGTCCTCCGACGAATGGCAGGCGCTGGTAGAATTGGTCGTCGTCACCGAAACCTGGTTCTTCCGCGACCGCGAACCGTTTCGCGCGCTCGTTCAGTTGATCCGCCGGGAATGGCTTCCCGCGCATCCCAACGGTCATCTGCGCGTGCTCAGCCTGCCCTGCTCCACCGGCGAAGAACCTTATTCCATCGCAATGGCGCTAATGGATGCCGCCATTCCGTCCACGCGTTTCCAGATTGACGCCTTTGACATCCGTCCCAACGCAATCGCTCATGCCCGGCAGGCGGAGTACAGCCGGAATTCTTTTCGCGGCAAAGACCTTGCCTTTCGCGCAGATCATTTTGCCGCCACTGAAAATGGACATTTGCTGAACGCCGCCATCCGCCGGCAGGTTCATTTCGAAATCGGCAATCTGCTGGATGAACAGTGCCTCGCGCAAGTCGGGGTCTATGATTATATTTTTTGCCGCAATCTTCTCATCTACTTCGATCGCGCCACCCAGGACAGGGTCATGCGCAAATTACATCGCCTGCTCACGCCCACCGGTGTCCTTTTCGTCGGCTCCGCCGAAGTCAATATTGCCATTCACGCCGGTTTCACTTCGGCCCAGATGCCTTTGAGTTTCGCCTGCCGCAAAGTTCCCGGCGAAAATATTCCCATTGCCGCGCGCAACGGCGTCGCTGCCAAGTCTCCAAAAAACTTTACCGATAATCCCGCCGCTCCGCCGAATGCGCTAACGGTACGCGAAGTGTCCGCCGCTGATCTCGCGAAAGCGCGCCAGCTTGCCGACGGAGGCAGCCTCGCTGAAGCCGCAACCATCTGCGAAAAGTTTCTCCGTCGTTACGGTGCTTCCGCCGAGGCTTATTATTTACTCGGCCTGGTTCGCGGAGCCACCGGGGCGGAGGCCGAGGCCGCCGAATTTTATCGCAAGGCACTTTATCTCGATCCCGGCCATTACGAAACCCTCGTCCAATGGGCCACGTTGCTGGAAAAAAATGGCGATGCCGCGCAGGCGCGCATTCTCCATCAGCGTGCCGAGCGCTTGAAAAAGTCCGATGTGAAAACCGCATAA
- a CDS encoding arylsulfatase: protein MKRALFKFLAFGFVMEILLGGLSLHAASERPNIVLILADDLGYSDIGCFGSEISTPNIDRLAKSGVALTQFYNQARCCPTRAALLTGRYPHQVGIGDMIDEYAAEAREAANTPAYQDHLSTNSPTMAELLRADGYETMMAGKWHLGKRPEEWPVHRGFDLSFVQINGAMNYFGGGSGDGPRAPMALNDQTYTPPHDGFYSTDAFTDHAIEFLETSTKTSPAKPFFLYMPYNASHWPLQAPESDIEKYRGKYDLGWQAIRKERLKRMTQLGIVPEGQDMCPMDRGKNKPWDQLTDEQRKQWARRMEVYAAQTEHLDRAIGRLLDELKKLGVEKNTLVIFLSDNGAAAEDPNGGNKSVPIGDRDSFRGYARPWATVSNTPWRRHKVTAYEGGISTPLIARWPAGIPQDKEGTLVREPGHVLDLLPTFLELAGTKYPGDGAVKLEGQSIVTMLKGGHGVADRTFFWEHEGNSAIRKGKWKLVTLGPSGNEWELYDISQDRIEMHNLADAHPDIVHELRDDYDKWAARCGVIDYAKLKAQH, encoded by the coding sequence ATGAAACGAGCACTATTCAAATTCCTGGCGTTCGGATTTGTCATGGAGATTTTGCTTGGGGGACTTTCTCTCCACGCGGCATCCGAGCGGCCGAATATTGTTTTGATTTTGGCCGATGACTTGGGTTACTCGGATATCGGGTGTTTTGGCTCGGAGATTTCCACGCCTAATATTGATCGCCTCGCCAAGAGCGGCGTGGCGCTGACGCAATTTTATAATCAGGCGCGGTGCTGCCCGACGCGCGCGGCGTTGCTGACCGGACGCTATCCGCATCAGGTCGGCATCGGCGACATGATCGATGAATATGCGGCGGAAGCGCGCGAGGCGGCGAACACTCCGGCTTATCAGGATCATCTCAGCACCAACAGCCCCACGATGGCGGAATTGTTGCGCGCGGACGGATACGAGACGATGATGGCCGGCAAATGGCATCTTGGAAAGCGTCCGGAAGAATGGCCTGTTCATCGGGGCTTCGATTTGTCTTTTGTCCAAATTAATGGCGCGATGAATTATTTCGGCGGCGGTTCCGGCGACGGACCCCGCGCGCCGATGGCCTTGAACGACCAAACTTATACACCCCCGCACGACGGCTTTTATTCCACCGACGCCTTCACCGATCATGCGATAGAATTTTTGGAAACGTCCACGAAGACTTCGCCGGCCAAACCATTTTTTCTCTACATGCCTTACAATGCGTCGCATTGGCCATTGCAAGCGCCGGAGTCGGATATAGAAAAGTATCGCGGGAAATATGACCTGGGCTGGCAGGCGATTCGCAAGGAGCGATTGAAGCGGATGACCCAGCTTGGAATCGTTCCCGAAGGGCAGGACATGTGCCCGATGGACCGGGGAAAAAACAAGCCGTGGGACCAATTGACCGACGAGCAGCGCAAGCAGTGGGCGCGGCGCATGGAAGTTTATGCGGCGCAGACGGAACATCTGGATCGGGCGATCGGGCGATTGCTGGATGAATTAAAAAAGCTTGGCGTCGAAAAAAATACGCTGGTGATTTTTTTATCGGACAACGGCGCGGCGGCAGAAGATCCGAACGGGGGCAATAAATCAGTGCCGATTGGCGACCGCGATTCCTTTCGCGGCTACGCGCGTCCCTGGGCGACGGTGAGTAACACGCCCTGGCGGCGGCACAAGGTCACGGCTTACGAAGGCGGCATCAGCACGCCATTGATTGCCCGCTGGCCGGCGGGAATTCCGCAAGACAAAGAAGGGACATTAGTTCGCGAACCCGGTCATGTGCTGGATTTACTGCCGACATTTTTGGAGTTGGCGGGCACAAAATATCCCGGCGATGGCGCGGTGAAATTGGAAGGCCAGAGCATAGTGACGATGTTGAAGGGCGGGCACGGCGTTGCTGATCGAACATTTTTCTGGGAGCACGAAGGCAATTCGGCGATTCGCAAAGGAAAATGGAAACTGGTGACGCTCGGCCCCAGTGGCAATGAGTGGGAGCTTTACGATATTTCGCAGGATCGCATTGAAATGCACAATCTAGCTGACGCTCATCCTGACATCGTTCACGAATTGCGCGATGACTACGATAAATGGGCGGCGCGTTGCGGGGTGATTGATTACGCGAAACTCAAGGCGCAACACTAA